A window of the Streptomyces griseochromogenes genome harbors these coding sequences:
- a CDS encoding menaquinone biosynthesis decarboxylase — MAYDDLRSLLRALEREGDLKRIKAEVDPYLEVGEIVDRVQKSGGPALLFENVKGSAMPLAMNVFGTDRRLLKALGLKSYGEISEKIGGLLRPELPHGFVGVREAFGKLGAMAHVPPKKIKDAPVQEVVLHGDEVDLDRLPALFTWPKDGGSFFNLGLTHTKDPETGIRNLGLYRLQRHDKRTIGMHWQIHKDSRNHYQVAARRGERLPVAIAFGCPPAVSYASTAPLPGDIDEYLFAGFIAGRRIEMVDCKTVPLQVPANAEVVLEGWLEPGEMLPEGPFGDHTGFYTPQEPFPALKIDCVTMRRRPLLQSIVVGRPPTEDGPLGRATERFFLPLLKIIVPDIVDYHLPEAGGFHNCAIVSIDKKYPKHAQKVMHAIWGAHMMSLTKLIVVVDADCDVHDLHEVAWRALGNTDYARDLTVVEGPVDHLDHASYQQFWGGKAGIDATKKWPEEGYTRDGGWPDMVLSDPDTAALVDRRWKEYGL; from the coding sequence ATGGCTTACGACGATCTTCGCTCCCTGCTGCGCGCGCTGGAGCGCGAGGGAGACCTCAAGCGCATCAAGGCCGAGGTGGACCCTTATCTGGAGGTCGGGGAGATCGTCGACCGGGTGCAGAAATCCGGCGGCCCCGCGCTGCTCTTCGAGAACGTGAAGGGCTCGGCGATGCCCCTCGCGATGAACGTCTTCGGGACCGACCGGCGGCTGCTGAAGGCGCTGGGCCTGAAGTCGTACGGCGAGATCTCCGAGAAGATCGGCGGGCTGCTGCGGCCCGAGCTGCCGCACGGCTTCGTGGGCGTGCGCGAGGCGTTCGGGAAGCTCGGCGCGATGGCGCACGTACCGCCGAAGAAGATCAAGGACGCCCCCGTGCAGGAGGTCGTGCTGCACGGGGACGAGGTGGACCTGGACCGGCTCCCGGCCCTGTTCACCTGGCCGAAGGACGGCGGCTCCTTCTTCAACCTCGGGCTCACCCACACCAAGGACCCGGAGACGGGTATCCGCAACCTCGGGCTCTACCGCCTCCAGCGGCACGACAAGCGCACCATCGGCATGCACTGGCAGATCCACAAGGACAGCCGGAACCACTACCAGGTGGCGGCCCGGCGCGGCGAGCGCCTCCCGGTCGCCATCGCCTTCGGCTGCCCGCCGGCCGTTTCCTACGCCTCCACCGCGCCCCTGCCCGGGGACATCGACGAGTACCTCTTCGCCGGGTTCATCGCGGGCAGGCGCATCGAGATGGTCGACTGCAAGACGGTCCCGCTCCAGGTCCCCGCGAACGCCGAGGTCGTCCTGGAGGGCTGGCTGGAGCCCGGCGAGATGCTCCCGGAGGGCCCCTTCGGCGACCACACCGGCTTCTACACCCCGCAGGAGCCGTTCCCGGCCCTGAAGATCGACTGCGTGACGATGCGCAGGCGCCCGCTGCTCCAGTCGATCGTGGTCGGCCGCCCGCCGACGGAGGACGGCCCGCTCGGCCGCGCCACGGAGCGCTTCTTCCTCCCCCTCCTCAAGATCATCGTCCCGGACATCGTGGACTACCACCTCCCCGAGGCCGGCGGCTTCCACAACTGTGCGATCGTCTCGATCGACAAGAAGTACCCGAAGCACGCGCAGAAGGTCATGCACGCGATCTGGGGGGCGCACATGATGTCCCTGACCAAGCTGATCGTGGTCGTGGACGCCGACTGTGACGTGCACGATCTGCACGAGGTCGCCTGGCGGGCCCTCGGCAACACCGACTACGCCCGCGACCTGACCGTCGTGGAAGGCCCCGTCGACCACCTCGACCACGCCTCCTACCAGCAGTTCTGGGGCGGCAAGGCGGGTATCGACGCCACGAAGAAGTGGCCCGAGGAGGGCTACACCCGTGACGGCGGGTGGCCGGACATGGTTCTGTCGGACCCGGATACGGCGGCCCTGGTGGACCGCCGCTGGAAGGAGTACGGCCTGTGA
- the mqnP gene encoding menaquinone biosynthesis prenyltransferase MqnP: MSSASAALPRPGRTKAFLRLVMIEHSVFALPFAYIAALTAMYQWDKNIHWGRLLLVTICMVGLRTFAMAVNRIIDREIDARNPRTAHRELVTGAMTVKHAWTGALIALVIFLGAAALLNPLCLALAPIAVIPMVVYPYGKRFTNFPQAILGLAQAMGPVGGWLAISGSWSWEAVILGLAVGIWIGGFDLIYACQDVETDREIGVMSVPARFGIPAAIWGARACHTITTALFVWYALATHAGAFFWLGLVIVAGAFVYEHRIVRPHDLSRLNRAFFSTNGFIGISLFVCALIDLLVRGLTP, from the coding sequence GTGAGCAGCGCCTCCGCGGCACTCCCGCGGCCAGGTCGCACCAAGGCGTTCCTGCGTCTGGTGATGATCGAGCACTCGGTCTTCGCGCTCCCCTTCGCCTACATCGCCGCGCTGACCGCGATGTACCAGTGGGACAAGAACATCCACTGGGGCCGCCTGCTGCTGGTCACGATCTGCATGGTGGGCCTGCGCACCTTCGCGATGGCGGTCAACCGGATCATCGACCGCGAGATCGACGCCCGCAACCCGCGCACCGCCCACCGTGAACTGGTGACCGGCGCGATGACGGTGAAGCACGCCTGGACGGGTGCCCTGATCGCCCTGGTGATCTTCCTGGGCGCGGCGGCCCTGCTGAACCCCCTCTGCCTGGCCCTGGCCCCCATCGCGGTCATCCCGATGGTGGTCTACCCGTACGGCAAACGGTTCACGAACTTCCCGCAGGCCATCCTGGGCCTGGCCCAGGCGATGGGCCCGGTCGGCGGCTGGCTCGCCATCTCGGGGTCCTGGTCCTGGGAGGCGGTGATCCTGGGCCTGGCCGTCGGCATCTGGATCGGCGGCTTCGACCTGATCTACGCCTGCCAGGACGTGGAGACCGACCGCGAGATCGGCGTCATGTCGGTCCCGGCGCGCTTCGGCATCCCGGCGGCGATCTGGGGCGCCCGCGCGTGCCACACGATCACCACGGCCCTGTTCGTCTGGTACGCCCTGGCCACCCACGCCGGAGCCTTCTTCTGGCTGGGCCTGGTGATCGTCGCGGGCGCGTTCGTGTACGAGCACCGGATCGTCCGCCCGCATGACCTGTCCCGCCTGAACAGGGCGTTCTTCTCGACGAACGGCTTCATCGGGATCAGCCTCTTCGTGTGCGCCCTCATCGACCTGCTGGTGCGCGGTCTGACTCCGTAG
- a CDS encoding UbiX family flavin prenyltransferase, with translation MNAGETQRAPWIVGVSGASGTPYAAAVLRALLDAGEAVDLVVSRASRLTLLDETGISFRDAHWQEDLREWLARGADGKPGTFDVDISAVRYWSAGDLAAGPSSGSYPAKGMLIVPASTACVAGVALGLSKDLLQRTASVTLKERRPLVVAVRETPLNGQTLRHLVALDDAGASVVPASPAFYAGATHIQDLVDFVAGRVLDAAGVGHGLYRRWKGELGGGAAVR, from the coding sequence GTGAACGCAGGAGAAACGCAGCGCGCGCCTTGGATCGTGGGGGTGTCCGGAGCTTCCGGGACGCCGTATGCGGCTGCCGTGCTGCGGGCGCTGCTGGACGCCGGGGAGGCGGTCGACCTGGTGGTCAGCCGGGCCTCGCGGCTGACGCTGCTGGACGAGACGGGGATCTCCTTCCGGGACGCGCACTGGCAGGAGGACCTGCGGGAATGGCTGGCCCGGGGCGCCGACGGAAAACCCGGGACCTTCGATGTGGACATCAGCGCGGTGCGGTACTGGAGCGCGGGGGATCTCGCCGCCGGGCCGTCCTCGGGGTCGTACCCGGCGAAGGGGATGCTCATCGTGCCCGCCTCGACCGCCTGTGTGGCCGGTGTCGCCCTCGGGCTGTCCAAGGATCTGCTCCAGCGCACCGCGAGCGTCACACTGAAGGAGCGCCGGCCGCTGGTCGTGGCCGTACGGGAGACCCCCCTGAACGGTCAGACCCTGCGGCACCTCGTCGCGCTGGACGACGCGGGGGCGAGTGTGGTGCCGGCCTCGCCCGCCTTCTACGCGGGCGCGACCCACATCCAGGATCTGGTGGACTTCGTCGCCGGACGGGTGCTGGACGCGGCGGGCGTCGGGCACGGTCTGTACCGGCGCTGGAAGGGCGAACTGGGCGGCGGCGCAGCGGTCCGGTAG
- a CDS encoding Lrp/AsnC family transcriptional regulator, with protein MDAVDRQLIQALRENGRASYAELGRLVGLSGPSVTDRINRLEAAGVITGYRATVNAASLGLGVTALIGISLSDAADHEDVAQRLKELPEIEDCWFIAGDDSYMLKARAADVDGLERIIRRLSGTKGVSRTRTTIVLSTKWENRVGELPEEV; from the coding sequence ATGGACGCGGTGGACAGGCAGCTCATCCAGGCCCTGAGGGAGAACGGCCGGGCCTCCTACGCGGAGCTGGGGCGCCTCGTCGGCCTTTCGGGACCCAGCGTCACCGACCGCATCAACCGTCTGGAGGCGGCCGGTGTCATCACCGGCTACCGCGCCACCGTGAACGCGGCCTCCCTCGGCCTCGGTGTGACCGCGCTGATCGGCATCTCGCTGTCCGACGCGGCCGACCACGAGGACGTGGCCCAGCGGCTGAAGGAGCTCCCGGAGATCGAGGACTGCTGGTTCATCGCCGGCGACGACTCCTACATGCTCAAGGCGCGGGCGGCGGACGTGGACGGGCTGGAGAGGATCATCCGGCGGCTGAGCGGGACCAAGGGCGTCTCGCGGACTCGTACCACCATCGTGCTGTCCACGAAGTGGGAGAACCGGGTCGGGGAACTGCCCGAAGAGGTCTAG
- the mqnE gene encoding aminofutalosine synthase MqnE yields MDVGLKRELEEKVRSGERLSREDGIALYESDDLAWLGGLAHEVRTRKNGDVVHFNVNRHLNMTNVCTASCAYCSFQRKPGEKDAYTMRIEEAVKLAKAMESENLTELHIVNGLHPNLPWRYYPRSLRELKAALPNVSLKAFTATEIHHFETISGLSASEILDELIDAGLESLTGGGAEIFDWEVRQHIVDHRTHWEDWSRIHRLAHEKGLKTPCTMLYGHIEEPRHRVDHVLRLRELQDETGGFQVFIPLRYQHDFVDMKDGKVRNRLQARTQMATGAEALKTFAVSRLLFDNVPHVKVFWVMHGVQTAQLALQHGADDMDGSVVEYKITHDADNYGTPNKLTREDLLDLIRDAGFRPVERNTRYEIIREYDGADPLRRESPQPMRV; encoded by the coding sequence ATGGACGTCGGGCTCAAGCGCGAGCTGGAGGAGAAGGTCCGCTCCGGGGAGCGGCTGTCCCGCGAGGACGGCATCGCGCTGTACGAGTCGGACGACCTGGCCTGGCTGGGCGGGCTCGCGCACGAGGTGCGGACGCGCAAGAACGGTGACGTCGTGCACTTCAACGTCAACCGGCACCTCAACATGACCAACGTGTGCACGGCCTCCTGCGCCTACTGCTCGTTCCAGCGCAAGCCGGGCGAGAAGGACGCGTACACGATGCGCATCGAGGAGGCCGTCAAGCTCGCCAAGGCGATGGAGTCGGAGAACCTCACCGAGCTGCACATCGTCAACGGCCTGCACCCGAACCTGCCGTGGCGCTACTACCCGCGCTCCCTGCGCGAGCTGAAGGCGGCCCTCCCGAACGTCTCGCTGAAGGCGTTCACGGCGACCGAGATCCACCACTTCGAGACGATCTCCGGGCTCTCGGCCTCGGAGATCCTCGACGAGCTGATCGACGCCGGTCTGGAGTCGCTGACCGGCGGCGGCGCCGAGATCTTCGACTGGGAGGTCCGGCAGCACATCGTGGACCACCGGACCCACTGGGAGGACTGGTCCCGCATCCACCGGCTGGCGCACGAGAAGGGCCTCAAGACCCCGTGCACCATGCTCTACGGCCACATCGAGGAGCCCCGTCACCGCGTGGACCACGTGCTGCGGCTGCGTGAGCTGCAGGACGAGACCGGCGGCTTCCAGGTCTTCATCCCGCTGCGCTACCAGCACGACTTCGTGGACATGAAGGACGGCAAGGTGCGCAACCGCCTGCAGGCGCGCACCCAGATGGCGACCGGCGCCGAGGCCCTGAAGACCTTCGCCGTCTCCCGTCTCCTCTTCGACAACGTCCCGCACGTGAAGGTCTTCTGGGTCATGCACGGCGTGCAGACCGCCCAGCTCGCCCTCCAGCACGGCGCCGACGACATGGACGGCTCGGTGGTCGAGTACAAGATCACGCACGACGCGGACAACTACGGGACCCCGAACAAGCTGACCCGCGAGGACCTGCTGGACCTGATCCGCGACGCCGGCTTCCGTCCCGTGGAGCGCAACACCCGTTACGAGATCATCCGCGAGTACGACGGTGCGGACCCGCTGCGCCGGGAGTCCCCCCAGCCGATGCGGGTGTGA
- a CDS encoding GNAT family N-acetyltransferase, with product MTLSFELDPAVSPALRDDVLALWADVSNAGGSVGFVPPVTAHDIRPELVKHLVAMAEGRTRLLVGRDTTGAVVATAFLTHNTHRLMKHWVWLYTVMVHPRHQGKGYGRDLLAAAAEAADGLDGVEAIRLTCRGGLGLERFYGSCGYKEVGRVPGAIRVAPGDDRDDIFMLLPLA from the coding sequence GTGACGTTGTCGTTCGAGCTGGACCCGGCGGTCTCGCCTGCCCTCCGGGACGATGTGCTCGCCCTGTGGGCGGACGTGTCGAACGCGGGCGGCTCCGTCGGCTTCGTGCCGCCGGTGACCGCGCACGACATACGTCCCGAGCTGGTGAAGCACCTGGTCGCGATGGCCGAGGGCCGCACCCGGCTGCTCGTGGGCCGGGACACGACGGGAGCGGTCGTGGCGACCGCGTTCCTCACCCACAACACGCACCGGCTGATGAAGCACTGGGTGTGGCTGTACACGGTGATGGTGCATCCCCGGCACCAGGGCAAGGGATACGGGCGCGACCTGCTGGCGGCGGCCGCGGAAGCCGCCGACGGCCTCGACGGCGTCGAGGCCATACGGCTCACCTGCCGGGGCGGCCTCGGCCTGGAGCGGTTCTACGGCTCCTGCGGCTACAAGGAGGTCGGCCGGGTGCCCGGCGCGATCCGGGTCGCTCCCGGTGACGACCGCGACGACATCTTCATGCTGCTGCCGCTGGCCTGA
- a CDS encoding DUF4229 domain-containing protein yields MLRYTLMRLGIFAGCLVVVWGAVYSGIFPRGFGDSNGLWILLLALVLSAPISWVVLRKERDRASVQIVTRVDRMKENLDANRSQEDVADDTARAQGQPS; encoded by the coding sequence ATGCTCCGCTACACGCTGATGCGCCTCGGTATCTTCGCGGGCTGCCTCGTGGTCGTCTGGGGAGCCGTCTACTCCGGCATCTTCCCGCGCGGCTTCGGCGACTCGAACGGACTGTGGATTCTGCTGCTCGCGCTGGTCCTGTCGGCGCCGATCAGCTGGGTGGTGCTGCGCAAGGAGCGGGACCGGGCCTCGGTGCAGATCGTGACCAGGGTCGACCGGATGAAGGAGAACCTGGACGCCAACCGCAGCCAGGAGGACGTCGCCGACGACACCGCGCGGGCGCAGGGCCAGCCTTCCTGA
- a CDS encoding TetR/AcrR family transcriptional regulator yields the protein MGAVKTKRMPRAVREQQMLDAAVQIFGRRGYMAASMDEIAELAGVSKPLVYLYLNSKEDLFTACIRREATALTDAVRAGVRGELPADRQLWEGLQAFFAHTAEHPHAWSVLHLQARTHGEPFAAEVAAMREEIVAFVTRLVAAAAREAHRDPDLPEREVAGLAEALVGAAESLAAWANATPHVTARQAAATMMNFAWSGLGNLMAGHPWTPPADEA from the coding sequence ATGGGTGCCGTGAAGACCAAGCGGATGCCGAGGGCGGTCCGTGAGCAGCAGATGCTCGACGCCGCCGTACAGATCTTCGGCCGACGCGGCTACATGGCCGCCTCCATGGACGAGATAGCCGAACTCGCGGGTGTCTCCAAGCCGTTGGTCTACCTGTACCTGAATTCCAAGGAAGATCTCTTCACCGCCTGCATCCGCCGTGAGGCCACCGCCCTCACGGACGCCGTGCGCGCCGGAGTCCGTGGGGAGCTGCCCGCCGACCGCCAGCTGTGGGAGGGGCTCCAGGCGTTCTTCGCGCACACCGCCGAGCATCCGCACGCCTGGTCGGTGCTGCATCTGCAGGCCCGTACCCACGGGGAGCCCTTCGCGGCCGAGGTCGCCGCGATGCGCGAGGAGATCGTCGCGTTCGTGACCCGTCTGGTCGCGGCGGCGGCCCGGGAGGCGCACCGGGATCCCGACCTGCCCGAGCGCGAGGTCGCGGGGCTCGCCGAGGCGCTGGTCGGAGCGGCGGAGTCGCTGGCCGCCTGGGCCAACGCCACGCCTCATGTCACCGCCCGCCAGGCGGCGGCGACCATGATGAACTTCGCCTGGTCGGGCCTCGGCAATCTGATGGCGGGCCACCCGTGGACTCCGCCGGCGGACGAGGCCTAG
- a CDS encoding helix-turn-helix domain-containing protein yields the protein MPGGRLTQPERQQIALGLADGLAYAEIARRLDRPTSTITREVMRNGGPTAYRADLAHRATERRAHRRRQAAPRDSATPPQAHGRDPEAVREYEEAFTTLLMASGLPKMMSRVLTCLYITDAGSLTASELAQHLQVSPASISKAVTFLEGQDLVRRERDERRRDRYAVDNELWFQGALAAARSHAQLAEAARQGVAVLGPDTPAAVRLENIARFVDFISESIARAAEQAREVLFTKPETTSDGTAEPDDRAP from the coding sequence ATGCCAGGAGGCAGGCTCACCCAGCCGGAACGTCAGCAGATCGCGCTGGGCCTGGCCGACGGTCTCGCCTACGCGGAGATCGCCAGACGCCTCGACCGCCCCACCTCGACCATCACGCGCGAGGTGATGCGCAACGGGGGCCCCACCGCCTACCGCGCCGACCTCGCCCACCGCGCCACCGAACGCCGCGCCCACCGCCGCAGGCAGGCCGCGCCCCGGGACTCGGCGACACCTCCGCAGGCCCACGGACGCGACCCCGAGGCGGTACGCGAGTACGAGGAGGCGTTCACCACCCTCCTCATGGCCTCGGGCCTGCCCAAGATGATGTCCCGGGTCCTGACCTGCCTCTACATCACCGACGCGGGCAGCCTCACCGCGAGCGAACTGGCCCAGCACCTCCAGGTCAGCCCGGCCTCCATCTCCAAGGCGGTCACGTTCCTCGAAGGCCAGGACCTCGTCCGCCGGGAACGCGACGAACGCCGCCGCGACCGCTACGCCGTCGACAACGAACTCTGGTTCCAGGGCGCGCTCGCCGCCGCCCGCTCCCATGCCCAACTCGCCGAGGCCGCACGACAGGGCGTCGCCGTCCTCGGCCCCGACACCCCGGCCGCCGTCCGCCTGGAAAACATCGCCCGCTTCGTCGACTTCATCTCCGAGAGCATCGCCCGTGCCGCGGAACAGGCCCGCGAAGTCCTCTTCACGAAGCCCGAAACGACCTCGGACGGCACTGCCGAGCCCGACGACCGAGCGCCGTAG
- a CDS encoding DUF4097 family beta strand repeat-containing protein, with translation MEKFDAPAPVSVVLDVPAGRIQLIAADRADVTVEVRPANADKSRDVKAAEEIEVVYADGVLRIEAPEATNRFLGHSGSVEVTVQLPAGSRVEGKAGAAEFRGVGRLGDVTFAGGYRSVKLDEAASARLTAHDGDVSVGRLNGPAEISTQRGDIQIAEAVRGTVTLRTAKGDISVGAARGVSAALDAGTSYGRIHNALKNADGTPGLTILATTSYGDITARSL, from the coding sequence GTGGAGAAGTTCGACGCCCCCGCCCCCGTCTCCGTCGTCCTGGACGTCCCCGCCGGACGCATCCAGCTCATCGCCGCCGACCGGGCTGACGTCACGGTCGAGGTCCGGCCCGCCAACGCCGACAAGAGCCGCGACGTCAAGGCGGCCGAGGAGATCGAGGTCGTCTACGCCGACGGCGTCCTGCGGATCGAGGCCCCGGAGGCGACCAACCGGTTCCTCGGACACTCCGGGTCCGTCGAGGTCACCGTCCAGCTGCCGGCCGGCTCCCGGGTCGAGGGCAAGGCCGGCGCCGCCGAGTTCCGCGGCGTCGGACGCCTCGGCGACGTCACCTTCGCGGGCGGCTACCGCTCGGTCAAGCTCGACGAGGCCGCGAGCGCCCGCCTCACCGCCCACGACGGCGACGTCTCGGTCGGCCGCCTGAACGGCCCCGCGGAGATCAGTACCCAGAGGGGCGACATCCAGATCGCCGAGGCCGTGCGCGGCACGGTCACCCTGCGCACCGCGAAGGGCGACATCTCCGTCGGTGCCGCCCGCGGCGTCTCGGCCGCCCTGGACGCCGGCACCTCCTACGGCCGGATCCACAACGCGCTCAAGAACGCCGACGGCACCCCTGGCCTGACCATCCTCGCGACCACCTCCTACGGCGACATCACCGCCCGCAGCCTGTGA
- a CDS encoding ATP-binding cassette domain-containing protein has product MTDLAIAANGLRKSYGDKTVLDGVDLAVPAGTVFSLLGPNGAGKTTAVKILSTLVTADAGDLYVGGHNLTTDAQAVRAAIGVTGQFSAVDGLITGEENMLLMADLHHLSRREGRRVTAELLERFDLVEAAKKPASTYSGGMKRRLDIAMTLVGSPRIIFLDEPTTGLDPRSRHTMWQIIRELVAGGATVFLTTQYLDEADELADRIAVLNDGKIAAEGTAEELKRLIPGGHVRLRFADPSAYQSAASALREVTRDDETLALQIPSDGSQRELRSILDWLDAAGIEANELTVHTPDLDDVFFALTDSGNVPHQSRETLR; this is encoded by the coding sequence ATGACCGACTTGGCCATCGCGGCGAACGGGCTGCGCAAGTCCTACGGCGACAAGACCGTCCTCGACGGCGTGGATCTGGCCGTCCCGGCGGGAACGGTCTTCTCCCTGCTCGGCCCGAACGGCGCCGGCAAGACCACCGCCGTCAAGATCCTCTCCACCCTCGTCACCGCGGACGCCGGCGATCTGTACGTCGGCGGCCACAACCTCACCACCGACGCACAGGCCGTGCGTGCCGCGATCGGCGTCACCGGACAGTTCTCCGCCGTCGACGGCCTGATCACCGGCGAGGAGAACATGCTCCTCATGGCGGACCTGCACCACCTCTCCCGGCGGGAGGGGCGGCGGGTCACCGCCGAACTGCTGGAACGCTTCGACCTGGTCGAGGCCGCGAAGAAGCCCGCCTCCACCTATTCCGGAGGCATGAAGCGCCGCCTGGACATCGCCATGACCCTGGTCGGCAGCCCGCGGATCATCTTCCTCGACGAGCCGACCACCGGCCTGGACCCGCGCTCCCGCCACACCATGTGGCAGATCATCCGCGAGCTCGTCGCGGGCGGCGCCACCGTCTTCCTCACCACCCAGTACCTGGACGAGGCCGACGAACTCGCCGACCGTATCGCCGTGCTCAACGACGGCAAGATCGCAGCCGAAGGCACCGCCGAGGAGCTGAAGCGGCTCATCCCCGGCGGGCATGTGCGGCTCCGCTTCGCCGACCCGTCCGCGTATCAGTCGGCTGCCTCCGCGCTGCGTGAGGTGACCCGGGACGACGAGACGCTGGCGCTGCAGATCCCCAGCGACGGCAGCCAGCGCGAGCTGCGCTCCATCCTCGACTGGCTGGACGCGGCCGGCATCGAGGCGAACGAACTGACCGTGCACACCCCCGACCTCGACGACGTGTTCTTCGCCCTGACCGACAGCGGCAACGTGCCCCACCAGTCCCGGGAGACCCTGCGATGA
- a CDS encoding ABC transporter permease, which produces MSSLSLAVRDSSTMLRRNLLHARRYPSLTLNLLLTPVMLLLLFVYIFGNAMSGGAGRSAYIAYLVPGILLMTVGSTVIGTAVSVSTDMSEGIIARFRTMAIHRGSILIGHVIGSVLQSVMSVVLVGAVGVAIGFRSTDATVLEWLAAFALIVLFALALTWIAVGMGLSSPNAEAASNNAMPLILLPLLSSAFVPLHSMPGWFQPIARYQPFTPAIETLRGLLLGTEIGNNGWLAVAWCLGLAVLGYFWSTAKFDNDQK; this is translated from the coding sequence ATGAGCTCTCTGTCCCTTGCCGTGCGTGACTCGTCCACGATGCTGCGCCGCAACCTGCTGCACGCCCGGCGCTACCCCTCGCTCACCCTGAACCTGCTGCTCACCCCGGTCATGCTGCTGTTGCTGTTCGTCTATATCTTCGGCAACGCGATGAGCGGCGGTGCGGGCCGCTCGGCCTACATCGCCTACCTCGTGCCCGGCATCCTGCTGATGACCGTCGGCTCCACCGTGATCGGCACCGCGGTGTCCGTCTCCACCGACATGAGCGAGGGCATCATCGCCCGCTTCCGCACCATGGCCATCCACCGCGGCTCCATCCTCATCGGACACGTCATCGGCAGCGTGCTGCAGTCGGTCATGAGCGTGGTCCTGGTCGGCGCCGTCGGCGTGGCCATCGGCTTCCGCTCCACCGACGCCACCGTCCTGGAATGGCTCGCGGCCTTCGCGCTGATCGTGCTGTTCGCCCTGGCGCTCACCTGGATCGCGGTCGGCATGGGGCTGAGCAGCCCGAACGCCGAGGCCGCCAGCAACAACGCGATGCCCCTGATCCTGCTGCCGCTCCTGTCCAGCGCCTTCGTCCCCCTCCACTCGATGCCGGGCTGGTTCCAGCCGATCGCCCGGTACCAGCCGTTCACACCCGCCATCGAGACCCTGCGCGGTCTGCTGCTCGGCACCGAGATCGGCAACAACGGATGGCTCGCCGTCGCCTGGTGCCTGGGACTCGCGGTACTCGGTTACTTCTGGTCGACCGCGAAGTTCGACAACGACCAGAAATGA
- a CDS encoding MaoC family dehydratase, whose amino-acid sequence MSTVTLSESPSLPPLLARGALRSLFKRPAPDAGFPRTRLVLPAPRVDLARLASYERVCGFPTGEAPLPVTYPHVLGFPLALRLMSGRDFPLPLLGLVHTSIEIVRHTALSATEAYELSVHIEGLAPHRRGTEATVVTGLRAGGDLVWESCSTYLARHRHRRRADEPAGPREEQRSPLPVLAEWRLGEDIGRRYGAASGDRNPIHLHPLTARLFGFPRAVAHGMWTVARCLAAHGTPDTAVVRARFRAPILLPGTVAYGADGAGRFEVRGADGRPHLSGEVLAPPG is encoded by the coding sequence ATGAGTACCGTCACCCTGTCCGAGTCCCCGTCGCTGCCCCCGCTGCTGGCCCGCGGCGCCCTGCGCTCCCTCTTCAAGCGGCCGGCCCCGGACGCCGGTTTCCCGCGCACCCGCCTGGTGCTGCCCGCACCGCGCGTCGACCTCGCGCGGCTGGCGTCGTACGAGCGCGTCTGCGGTTTCCCCACCGGCGAGGCCCCCCTCCCCGTGACCTACCCGCACGTCCTCGGTTTCCCGCTGGCCCTGCGTCTGATGAGCGGCCGGGACTTCCCGCTCCCTCTGCTGGGCCTCGTCCACACCTCGATCGAGATCGTCCGGCACACCGCCCTGTCGGCCACCGAGGCGTACGAACTCTCTGTGCACATCGAGGGGTTGGCGCCGCACCGGCGGGGGACGGAGGCCACGGTGGTCACCGGGCTGCGCGCGGGCGGGGACCTCGTCTGGGAGTCGTGCAGCACCTACCTCGCCCGGCACCGGCACCGCCGCCGCGCCGACGAGCCCGCCGGACCGCGGGAGGAACAGCGGTCCCCGCTGCCCGTGCTGGCCGAGTGGCGGCTCGGTGAGGACATCGGCCGCCGGTACGGCGCCGCCTCCGGCGACCGCAACCCCATCCATCTGCACCCCCTCACCGCCCGCCTGTTCGGCTTCCCGCGGGCCGTCGCGCACGGCATGTGGACCGTGGCCCGTTGCCTGGCCGCGCACGGCACACCTGACACGGCCGTGGTCCGGGCCCGGTTCCGGGCGCCGATACTGCTGCCGGGGACGGTGGCGTACGGCGCGGACGGCGCGGGCCGCTTCGAGGTGAGGGGCGCGGACGGCCGGCCGCACCTGTCCGGCGAGGTCCTCGCGCCGCCGGGGTGA